A genomic window from Bdellovibrio sp. SKB1291214 includes:
- a CDS encoding co-chaperone GroES produces MAKKKSSAKKAVKKVVKKVAKKVSKKTPAKKTSAKKPVVKKSPTKKAAPKAAKKSAPKKAVAKKAASPKKTVKAPVKKASEAVKPSASHLVTKPAAKKLVDLKNFVSPLDDRLIVQTADSERMTAGGLYIPDTVADVSGNLHGTVVAVGRGHVNKKGHLRPMELKVGDKVVFSQYSGSKINLQNEDLIILRETEVMGVVEK; encoded by the coding sequence GTGGCTAAGAAGAAATCTTCTGCAAAGAAAGCCGTAAAAAAAGTCGTTAAAAAAGTCGCGAAAAAAGTTTCCAAAAAAACGCCGGCAAAGAAAACTTCTGCAAAAAAACCTGTAGTTAAAAAGTCTCCTACAAAGAAGGCAGCTCCTAAGGCTGCAAAGAAATCTGCGCCGAAAAAGGCCGTTGCGAAAAAGGCAGCGTCACCTAAAAAAACTGTCAAAGCACCTGTTAAAAAGGCATCTGAAGCAGTAAAACCTTCGGCATCACATTTAGTGACAAAGCCAGCTGCCAAAAAGTTGGTGGATTTAAAGAATTTTGTATCTCCGTTGGATGATCGCTTGATCGTGCAAACTGCAGATTCCGAACGTATGACGGCTGGTGGACTTTATATTCCTGATACAGTCGCAGATGTTTCCGGCAACTTGCATGGAACTGTGGTGGCTGTGGGACGTGGTCATGTAAATAAAAAAGGCCATCTTCGTCCGATGGAACTAAAAGTGGGGGACAAGGTTGTGTTCTCACAATACTCTGGTTCAAAAATCAATCTTCAAAATGAAGACCTAATCATCCTTCGCGAAACTGAAGTGATGGGTGTGGTAGAAAAGTAA
- a CDS encoding AMP-dependent synthetase/ligase: MKTNSLTLGHSILTMTSRDPKHVAIKFKAGNKWTEKSWKEYYQDIETMGAALLSLGIKPGDRVAIMANTRYEWSVSDYAIFGIKAITVPIYQNNIAEDVEYILNNSKARFLICESRGPLKTFESIQSKCPHVEKILLMDTSHTPSENLPWNQLMKIGQEYLAKNPTCYRDLCATLKTDDMATILYTSGTTGLPKGVVLTHLQAFNEVSEAFPFAGAVPSDVSLTFLPYAHILGRIEHWGHMFIGFTMAYAESLEKVRNNLADVRPTILVSVPRIFEKIHSAILAQVQTQPLKLKLFNWAVEVGREVGEYKLSGQILPIGLLAKYELAKKLVLGKITEAFGGRLRFAISGGAPISKEIAMFFHSAGILILEGYGLTETTAAITVNTPFNYRFGSVGRPIGDVELKVAADGEILVKSSKVMREYYQNPDATKEAFTDGWFHTGDIGEIMPSGDLRITDRKKDLIKTAGGKYVAPQRLETLLVLSPYISHALIHGDQKKYIVALIFPDQAAVTMLAKEKGIKFGSWDELVTSPFVEELIRNAVADANSQLASYESIKKHIIMRNELTVENGELTPSMKLKRKKLDQKFSTEIEKMYA; this comes from the coding sequence CTTTTGTCTTTGGGTATTAAACCCGGTGACCGCGTAGCCATCATGGCCAACACTCGTTACGAATGGTCTGTCAGCGATTACGCGATCTTTGGCATCAAAGCCATCACAGTGCCAATCTACCAAAATAACATTGCAGAAGACGTTGAATACATCCTAAATAATTCTAAAGCCCGCTTTTTGATTTGTGAAAGCCGTGGCCCTTTGAAAACTTTTGAATCCATTCAGTCTAAATGCCCGCACGTGGAGAAAATCCTTTTAATGGATACTTCTCACACTCCGAGCGAAAACCTGCCTTGGAATCAACTGATGAAAATCGGTCAAGAGTACTTGGCGAAAAATCCCACATGCTATAGAGATCTTTGCGCAACCTTGAAAACAGATGATATGGCGACGATTCTGTATACGTCAGGCACAACGGGTTTACCTAAAGGCGTGGTTTTGACTCACCTTCAAGCATTCAACGAAGTCAGCGAAGCTTTCCCGTTTGCGGGTGCTGTTCCTTCAGACGTATCTTTAACATTCTTGCCTTACGCGCACATCTTGGGTCGTATCGAACATTGGGGCCACATGTTTATTGGCTTTACGATGGCCTATGCTGAATCCCTGGAAAAAGTTCGCAATAACTTAGCGGATGTACGCCCGACCATTCTGGTATCAGTTCCACGTATCTTTGAAAAAATCCACAGCGCTATCTTAGCTCAAGTCCAAACTCAGCCCTTGAAACTGAAACTTTTCAATTGGGCGGTTGAAGTGGGTCGCGAGGTGGGTGAATATAAACTTTCGGGTCAAATTCTGCCTATCGGCTTATTGGCTAAATACGAACTGGCTAAAAAACTGGTTCTTGGGAAGATCACAGAGGCCTTTGGTGGTCGTTTGCGTTTTGCTATCAGCGGTGGTGCTCCGATTTCTAAAGAGATCGCTATGTTTTTTCACTCGGCGGGTATTTTGATTTTGGAAGGTTACGGCCTGACAGAAACCACTGCAGCTATCACTGTCAACACGCCATTCAATTATCGCTTTGGCAGCGTAGGTCGACCTATCGGTGACGTTGAATTGAAAGTCGCAGCGGATGGTGAGATCCTTGTGAAATCATCGAAAGTCATGCGCGAATACTATCAAAATCCAGATGCTACGAAGGAAGCTTTCACTGATGGATGGTTCCACACGGGCGACATCGGCGAGATCATGCCAAGCGGTGATTTGCGTATCACAGATCGCAAAAAGGATTTGATTAAAACAGCAGGTGGAAAATACGTGGCACCTCAACGCTTGGAAACTTTGTTGGTCCTCTCCCCTTATATTTCCCATGCCTTGATCCATGGCGATCAAAAGAAATACATCGTGGCATTGATCTTCCCAGATCAAGCAGCTGTGACGATGCTTGCGAAAGAAAAAGGTATCAAATTCGGTTCTTGGGATGAATTGGTGACAAGTCCGTTCGTTGAAGAATTGATCCGTAATGCAGTCGCTGACGCAAACTCGCAGCTTGCAAGCTACGAGAGCATCAAAAAACATATTATCATGCGCAACGAGCTGACAGTGGAAAACGGAGAATTAACTCCTTCCATGAAACTAAAACGCAAAAAGCTGGATCAAAAGTTCAGCACCGAAATCGAAAAAATGTATGCATAA
- a CDS encoding NAD(+)/NADH kinase, with protein sequence MKKTAMMRSKSQLVIPSQSNIALVYRLETAKAVALAKKVAEFLKKQGHQVFTAPKQKVVAGTRTATTKKQLDSLSLVIVLGGDGTYLRAVRLLEGRDVPILGFNMGNLGFLTAHNADSALEVIQDTLSGQMELRPRSMIHTKIKRKGKLRAEFHALNDVVIERGSHSQLINTAIYSDKHLVSEVKADGFIVASPSGSTAYNLAAGGPILHPEAQVLVVTPVAPHSLTSRPLIVPDKNELSFKLDGKTQTAHFIVDGQKVSELNADDTVVLTRSHYDHWMVRHPDHNYFNLLREKLKFGDRT encoded by the coding sequence ATGAAAAAGACCGCGATGATGAGATCGAAAAGTCAGTTAGTGATTCCAAGCCAAAGCAATATCGCTTTGGTGTATCGCCTTGAAACTGCAAAGGCAGTGGCCTTGGCGAAAAAGGTGGCCGAGTTTCTAAAGAAACAAGGTCACCAAGTGTTCACAGCTCCCAAACAAAAAGTGGTGGCTGGAACCAGAACAGCTACAACTAAAAAACAACTCGATTCATTGTCGTTGGTTATCGTTCTTGGCGGTGACGGAACATATCTTCGTGCTGTTCGCCTGCTTGAGGGCCGGGATGTTCCTATCTTGGGTTTCAACATGGGGAACCTGGGATTTCTGACAGCGCATAATGCGGATTCAGCGCTTGAAGTGATTCAAGACACTTTAAGTGGACAGATGGAACTCCGTCCCCGCTCCATGATCCATACAAAAATCAAACGCAAAGGTAAACTTCGTGCGGAATTTCATGCGCTGAATGACGTGGTGATCGAAAGGGGTTCTCACTCCCAATTGATCAATACGGCGATTTATTCTGACAAACACTTGGTGAGCGAAGTAAAGGCCGATGGTTTTATCGTAGCTAGTCCTTCGGGTTCCACAGCCTATAACTTAGCTGCTGGCGGTCCCATTCTGCATCCTGAAGCACAGGTCCTGGTGGTTACACCGGTGGCTCCGCACAGTTTAACGTCTCGCCCCCTGATTGTTCCTGACAAAAACGAATTGTCTTTTAAGCTTGATGGAAAAACCCAGACGGCCCACTTCATCGTCGATGGACAAAAAGTTTCAGAGTTAAACGCTGACGACACGGTTGTCCTGACTCGCTCTCACTATGATCATTGGATGGTCAGACATCCTGATCACAACTATTTCAACTTGCTTCGTGAAAAACTTAAATTTGGAGATCGGACTTAA
- a CDS encoding M3 family metallopeptidase, which yields MSNNPLLMPFTAKDQAVPFDQIKVEHYLPALDEAVKVTKSNIEKIKANTATPDFENTIVALETASELADRIAGIYGNLESAHSDEAFQALAKEIYPKLTALSSDISLDEVIFKKVKAVYDNRANLKLTPEQNRLLEKTYLSFARNGALLSDKDKETLRQIDQEMSVLGPKYSENVLKATNSFEMVLEDHKDVAGIPEGILEGAAAAAQAKGKKGWLFNLQIPSYLPFMTYANNRALREKMSKAYASRAFGGEFDNQEIVKKIVTLRSKRANLLGFKTHAEFVLAERMAKDPKTVGAFLHKLLDASKAAGQRDVSEVAAFAAQLDAIPELMPWDFGYYSEKLKEEKYAFNEEDLRPYFKLENVVEGVFAHAKQLYGLTFKENKDIPVYHPEVKAYEIYDDKNNYMGLFYTDFFPRETKKGGAWMTQFRGQGLMGGKLVRPHVSIVCNFTKPTPTKPSLLTYDEVRTLFHEFGHALHGMLSDVTYQSLSGPNVYWDFVELPSQIMENWAGEKEGLDLFARHYETNEPMPVELINKLKASQKFQAGYASCRQLQFGMMDMAWHTADPSLIKDVDTFEEQATAETRLFPKVPGTNSSCSFSHIFAGGYSAGYYSYKWAEVLDADAFEYFKEEGLFSPEVARRFKEFILSKGGTEHPMELYKKFRGREPDPNALLRRDGLI from the coding sequence ATGTCGAACAATCCTCTTTTGATGCCGTTCACGGCAAAAGACCAAGCGGTACCTTTTGACCAAATCAAAGTTGAGCACTACTTGCCCGCTTTGGATGAGGCCGTAAAAGTTACGAAATCAAATATCGAAAAAATCAAAGCTAACACAGCCACACCCGATTTTGAAAACACGATCGTGGCGCTGGAAACGGCTTCAGAACTTGCTGACCGTATTGCTGGTATCTATGGTAACTTGGAATCTGCTCACTCTGATGAAGCTTTCCAAGCATTAGCAAAAGAAATCTATCCAAAATTAACAGCACTATCTTCTGATATCTCATTGGACGAAGTGATCTTTAAAAAAGTCAAAGCGGTTTACGACAATCGCGCGAACCTAAAACTAACGCCTGAGCAAAACCGTCTGCTTGAAAAAACTTATTTGTCTTTCGCACGTAACGGCGCTCTGCTTTCAGATAAAGACAAAGAGACCCTTCGTCAAATCGACCAAGAGATGTCTGTCCTTGGACCAAAATATTCTGAGAACGTTCTTAAAGCGACGAACTCTTTCGAAATGGTCTTAGAGGATCACAAAGATGTTGCAGGTATTCCAGAGGGCATCCTTGAGGGAGCCGCAGCGGCCGCTCAAGCGAAAGGTAAAAAAGGTTGGTTGTTCAATCTGCAAATCCCTTCGTACCTTCCGTTCATGACATACGCCAACAACCGTGCTTTGCGCGAAAAAATGTCTAAGGCCTATGCTTCACGTGCTTTCGGTGGCGAATTCGACAACCAAGAAATCGTTAAAAAAATCGTTACTCTTCGCTCTAAACGCGCGAACCTTCTAGGTTTCAAAACTCACGCTGAATTCGTATTGGCAGAGCGTATGGCGAAAGATCCAAAAACAGTTGGCGCTTTCTTGCACAAACTTTTGGATGCTTCCAAAGCGGCTGGGCAACGTGACGTTTCTGAAGTGGCGGCATTCGCAGCCCAACTGGATGCAATTCCTGAATTGATGCCGTGGGATTTCGGTTACTACTCTGAAAAATTGAAAGAGGAAAAATACGCTTTCAACGAAGAAGACCTGCGTCCTTACTTCAAACTTGAAAATGTTGTCGAGGGTGTATTTGCACACGCGAAACAGCTTTACGGATTGACGTTCAAAGAAAACAAAGACATCCCGGTTTATCATCCCGAGGTAAAAGCTTACGAAATTTACGATGATAAAAATAACTATATGGGCTTGTTCTATACGGACTTTTTCCCACGCGAGACTAAAAAAGGTGGCGCATGGATGACTCAGTTCCGTGGACAAGGTTTAATGGGTGGCAAGTTAGTACGTCCACACGTTTCCATCGTTTGTAACTTTACGAAACCAACTCCAACAAAACCTTCACTTCTGACTTACGACGAAGTTCGCACTTTATTCCATGAGTTCGGTCATGCTTTGCACGGAATGTTGTCTGATGTGACTTACCAATCTTTGAGCGGTCCAAATGTTTACTGGGATTTCGTGGAGCTTCCTTCACAAATCATGGAAAACTGGGCTGGTGAAAAAGAAGGTTTGGATTTGTTTGCTCGTCACTATGAAACAAACGAACCAATGCCGGTTGAATTGATCAACAAGCTTAAAGCTTCTCAAAAATTCCAAGCAGGTTACGCTTCATGCCGCCAATTGCAGTTCGGCATGATGGATATGGCTTGGCATACAGCGGATCCTTCATTGATCAAAGATGTGGATACCTTCGAAGAGCAAGCAACGGCCGAAACTCGTTTGTTCCCTAAGGTGCCTGGCACGAATAGCTCTTGCAGCTTCAGCCACATCTTTGCAGGCGGATACTCTGCAGGATACTACTCTTACAAATGGGCTGAGGTTTTGGATGCGGACGCATTTGAATACTTCAAAGAGGAGGGCTTGTTCTCTCCGGAAGTGGCTCGTAGGTTCAAAGAATTTATCTTGAGCAAAGGTGGAACTGAGCATCCAATGGAACTTTACAAAAAATTCCGTGGCCGCGAACCAGATCCAAATGCATTGCTAAGACGTGACGGATTGATTTAA
- a CDS encoding S9 family peptidase: protein MHKFPQDYPKATKTPHTMEKFGDTRVDNYFWLRDRENPKVIDYLTQENQFTEKIMAPSKDLQEKIFQEMKGRIKEDDSSYPAKMGDYLYSTRYQTGQQYPLFVRTGLQGDAEEILINEPELAKGHSYYDSTGPRISPNQMMMAYGEDTVGRRFYDIRFKDLKTGKLLPNVIEKATGNLVWADDNETVFYAQQNPETLRSEKIYRYNIKTQKKDLVYHEKDETFSCYVLKSLSRKFIYITSQATLTSEVYYLPSDKPHDTFKLFAPRHRELEYAVNDDGNQFYITTNKEAKNYRVMTAKPGHTNVADWKELIPHRNDTYISDITVFKNNLVLDIRRNGLTEIEIRDIHGNNPYVIPFSDQSFMAGVGDNREFDTEWLRFEYESMRLPPSVYDINMKSHEQHLRKTREVPGFDPNKYRTERVFITARDGVKVPVSLLMKKDFHADGSAPMLVYGYGSYGANMDPWFSSSFFSLIDRGFVFAKAHIRGGSEMGREWYDTGRTKKKMNTFFDFIDVTEGLLKQQYAKKGHVYAMGGSAGGLLVGAVMNLRPDLYHGVVAQVPFVDVITTMLDETIPLTTGEYDEWGNPNEQEAYNYIRAYSPYDNVKDQKYPNVLVTTGLHDSQVQYWEPAKWVAKLRDHNQGDSVILLKTDMDAGHGGASGRFDALKDTATEFAFILQMEGRK, encoded by the coding sequence ATGCACAAATTTCCTCAAGATTATCCGAAAGCCACGAAAACACCTCATACAATGGAAAAGTTTGGCGATACTCGTGTCGACAATTATTTCTGGTTGCGTGATCGCGAAAATCCCAAAGTCATCGATTATCTGACTCAAGAAAACCAATTCACAGAAAAAATCATGGCGCCGAGCAAAGATCTTCAAGAAAAGATTTTTCAAGAAATGAAAGGTCGTATCAAGGAGGATGACTCGAGTTATCCAGCTAAAATGGGCGATTACTTGTATTCGACTCGTTATCAAACCGGTCAGCAATACCCCTTATTCGTTCGTACGGGGCTTCAGGGTGACGCTGAAGAGATTCTGATCAATGAACCTGAATTAGCCAAAGGCCATAGCTATTACGATTCGACAGGGCCACGCATCAGTCCCAATCAGATGATGATGGCTTATGGTGAAGATACCGTGGGTCGCCGTTTTTATGATATCCGCTTCAAAGATTTGAAGACTGGCAAACTGTTGCCGAACGTGATTGAAAAGGCTACAGGAAATTTGGTGTGGGCTGACGACAACGAAACTGTTTTTTATGCTCAACAAAATCCCGAGACTCTTCGTTCGGAAAAAATCTATCGCTACAATATTAAAACACAAAAGAAAGATCTCGTTTATCACGAAAAAGACGAAACTTTTAGCTGCTATGTTTTAAAATCATTAAGCCGTAAGTTTATCTACATCACATCCCAAGCGACTTTGACCAGCGAGGTTTATTATCTGCCTTCTGATAAACCCCACGATACGTTCAAGCTTTTTGCTCCCCGCCATAGAGAACTTGAATATGCGGTAAACGATGACGGAAATCAGTTTTATATTACGACAAATAAAGAAGCTAAGAATTATCGCGTAATGACTGCAAAACCCGGTCACACCAACGTCGCTGATTGGAAAGAGCTGATTCCACACCGCAACGATACTTATATTTCCGATATCACAGTCTTTAAAAATAACTTGGTTTTGGATATACGTCGCAATGGTTTGACTGAGATTGAAATTCGCGACATCCACGGTAACAATCCCTATGTGATCCCGTTTTCTGACCAGAGCTTTATGGCTGGAGTTGGCGATAATCGTGAATTCGATACCGAGTGGCTGCGTTTTGAATATGAATCCATGCGCCTACCCCCAAGCGTTTACGACATCAACATGAAATCGCATGAACAACACCTGCGTAAAACTCGCGAGGTGCCAGGATTTGATCCGAATAAGTACCGCACCGAACGAGTTTTCATCACAGCCCGAGACGGCGTGAAAGTTCCCGTGTCATTATTGATGAAAAAAGATTTCCATGCGGATGGTTCAGCGCCGATGTTGGTTTACGGATATGGTTCTTATGGCGCTAACATGGACCCTTGGTTTAGCTCTTCCTTTTTTAGCTTGATTGATCGCGGTTTCGTGTTTGCAAAAGCACACATTCGCGGCGGTTCTGAAATGGGTCGTGAATGGTATGACACGGGTCGTACCAAAAAGAAAATGAACACATTTTTTGATTTCATCGATGTGACTGAAGGTCTTTTAAAACAGCAGTACGCAAAAAAAGGCCACGTCTATGCGATGGGTGGCAGTGCTGGTGGTTTGTTAGTGGGTGCAGTGATGAATTTACGTCCTGACCTGTATCATGGTGTTGTCGCGCAAGTTCCCTTTGTAGACGTGATCACGACAATGCTGGACGAAACAATTCCATTAACAACAGGCGAGTACGACGAGTGGGGCAACCCCAACGAACAAGAAGCCTACAATTACATCCGTGCGTATTCACCGTATGACAATGTAAAGGATCAAAAATATCCAAATGTTTTGGTAACCACAGGTTTGCATGATTCCCAGGTCCAGTACTGGGAACCAGCAAAATGGGTAGCTAAATTGCGTGATCATAACCAAGGTGACTCCGTCATCTTGCTTAAAACCGATATGGATGCGGGACACGGTGGAGCATCTGGACGCTTTGACGCCCTTAAGGACACCGCGACTGAATTCGCCTTCATTCTGCAAATGGAAGGTAGGAAGTAA
- the recN gene encoding DNA repair protein RecN — translation MLLELKVSNFAIIENLHIVFKDGLNILSGETGAGKSVLLKSLSLLMGGKGSSDTIRTGSNQATIEGSFDISKRPDILNNLKDMGIDADEDILIVRRVLSNGDKSKVYLNGSLSTLNSLRDIVAPLVELAGHSAPLIEMTGQHENRNLMSKAYHLDLLDQYAGTWDKRLLFTEKYNRYYGIFEEIKKLESDAKQKAQRLDFLIYQRDEIANLDLSPGEDIELETEVKKLKNANRIGSFVDQAESALYTDDDSAISRLKMVMKKGLELASLDPQIGAKLELLEQAQALIDESVFELRNYANKIDADPQRLEETEGRLSDLRKLQKKYGASVNDILKALMEMEIEISNLQNSDVKIESLRKEAAVLLKELETLGQDLHKRRAKGADLLAESVNAELLDLNMKGVTFHVQIEKMSELSSTGISDVEFLSQTSAKDVKRPLAKFASGGELSRILLSLKRVVGSSNQPRTYLFDEVDTGVSGETAEKVGRKLKTIAKGQQVICVTHLPQVAAFGDTHFFIQKSPQKESVAMLVSELKQKDRVQEIARLISGEKISKTSVAHAEQLLVEAK, via the coding sequence ATGCTTTTAGAGCTTAAAGTTTCAAATTTTGCGATCATCGAAAATCTTCATATCGTATTCAAAGACGGACTTAACATTTTGTCTGGTGAAACCGGTGCGGGTAAATCGGTTCTGTTAAAAAGCCTCTCCTTATTGATGGGTGGCAAAGGCTCCAGTGATACAATCCGCACGGGCTCAAACCAAGCCACGATCGAGGGTTCTTTTGATATCAGCAAACGTCCTGATATTTTAAATAACCTAAAAGACATGGGTATCGACGCTGACGAAGACATCTTGATTGTTCGTCGCGTTCTAAGCAATGGCGATAAATCTAAAGTTTACCTGAATGGTTCTTTAAGCACGCTGAACAGCCTTCGTGACATTGTTGCTCCACTCGTGGAGCTGGCTGGTCATTCTGCGCCGCTGATCGAAATGACGGGCCAACATGAAAACCGCAACTTAATGTCCAAGGCTTATCATTTGGATTTGCTGGATCAGTATGCGGGGACTTGGGACAAGCGCCTTTTATTCACCGAAAAGTACAATCGTTACTACGGAATCTTTGAAGAGATCAAAAAGCTTGAAAGCGATGCTAAACAGAAAGCTCAGCGTTTGGATTTTTTGATCTATCAACGTGACGAGATCGCGAACTTGGATCTTTCTCCAGGTGAAGATATTGAACTTGAAACTGAAGTTAAAAAACTTAAGAACGCCAATCGCATTGGTTCGTTTGTGGACCAGGCAGAGTCAGCTCTTTACACGGACGATGATTCTGCCATCAGCCGATTGAAAATGGTGATGAAAAAAGGATTGGAGCTTGCAAGCCTGGATCCTCAAATCGGCGCCAAGCTTGAACTATTGGAGCAAGCCCAAGCATTGATCGACGAAAGTGTTTTCGAGCTTCGCAATTACGCGAATAAAATCGACGCTGATCCTCAACGTCTTGAAGAAACTGAAGGCCGCTTAAGCGATCTTCGTAAGTTGCAGAAGAAATACGGTGCTTCCGTCAACGATATCTTAAAAGCCTTGATGGAGATGGAAATTGAAATCTCTAACTTGCAAAACTCGGATGTCAAAATTGAATCTCTGCGCAAAGAGGCGGCGGTACTACTTAAAGAGCTTGAAACTTTGGGACAAGATCTTCACAAACGCCGCGCCAAGGGTGCAGACCTTTTGGCAGAAAGCGTGAATGCGGAACTTTTGGATCTGAATATGAAAGGTGTCACCTTCCACGTTCAAATCGAAAAAATGTCAGAACTCAGCTCTACGGGCATCAGTGATGTTGAATTCCTCAGTCAAACATCTGCGAAAGACGTAAAACGTCCTTTGGCAAAGTTTGCCTCGGGCGGCGAGCTTTCTCGTATCTTGCTTTCGCTAAAACGTGTTGTGGGCTCTAGCAATCAGCCTCGCACTTACCTGTTCGATGAGGTCGATACGGGCGTGTCTGGCGAAACGGCAGAAAAAGTCGGCCGTAAACTGAAAACAATTGCAAAAGGCCAGCAAGTTATCTGTGTCACTCATTTGCCACAGGTCGCAGCGTTTGGCGATACACACTTCTTTATCCAAAAATCTCCTCAGAAAGAATCTGTGGCGATGTTGGTGTCTGAGCTTAAACAAAAAGATCGCGTTCAAGAAATTGCCCGCCTGATCTCTGGTGAGAAGATTTCAAAAACTTCCGTTGCTCACGCCGAACAACTCTTGGTCGAGGCCAAGTAG
- a CDS encoding NmrA family NAD(P)-binding protein, giving the protein MILVMGATGHVGSKVATELLSQGHEVRVLARHFSEPEKFAGADIIVGDANSVDTMMHALRECSAAFVMIPPDYKALEQRFSANKVGEVIAEAIEESGIKHIVNLSSAGADLESGTGPVLALHDQEQRLNNISGLNIVHLRPAYYMENLTAEIPTIMAMDKIFGIIPEDAPVDLVATKDVAARAAFLLANPTFRSHNVEYVLGERTLSYREIARVLGQTIGKPTLEYAEVPDTELRNYLVGSGMSESMADAMIELDHAAGNGLLASSYARDKNNSTVTSIEKFARTTFLDAYNQALTAQNARRSSSSSFEAHP; this is encoded by the coding sequence ATGATTCTCGTGATGGGTGCCACTGGTCATGTGGGTTCTAAGGTTGCAACCGAACTGCTTTCTCAAGGCCACGAAGTCCGCGTTTTAGCGCGACACTTTTCAGAACCAGAAAAATTCGCAGGCGCTGACATCATCGTCGGAGATGCGAACAGCGTCGATACGATGATGCATGCTTTGCGAGAATGCTCTGCCGCCTTCGTCATGATTCCTCCCGATTACAAAGCCCTGGAACAGCGTTTTAGTGCCAACAAAGTGGGTGAGGTGATCGCCGAAGCCATTGAGGAATCAGGCATCAAGCATATCGTAAATTTAAGCAGTGCGGGGGCAGATCTGGAAAGTGGAACAGGTCCCGTGTTGGCTCTTCACGATCAAGAACAACGACTTAATAATATTTCGGGATTAAATATTGTCCATTTGCGGCCCGCTTATTACATGGAAAACCTGACTGCAGAAATCCCTACGATAATGGCGATGGATAAAATCTTTGGAATTATTCCAGAGGATGCACCGGTCGATTTAGTGGCAACCAAAGATGTCGCGGCTCGTGCCGCTTTCCTATTAGCGAATCCCACTTTCCGCTCGCATAACGTGGAATACGTCCTGGGGGAGCGCACTTTAAGTTACCGCGAAATTGCTCGCGTTTTAGGGCAAACCATCGGCAAACCTACTCTCGAGTATGCCGAGGTTCCTGATACAGAGCTTCGTAACTATCTGGTGGGGTCGGGGATGTCAGAAAGCATGGCTGACGCAATGATAGAATTGGATCATGCTGCAGGAAATGGCCTGTTAGCGTCCAGTTATGCCCGCGATAAAAATAATTCCACGGTAACATCCATTGAAAAGTTCGCTCGCACCACCTTTTTGGATGCCTATAACCAGGCCTTAACAGCCCAAAATGCACGACGTTCGAGTTCAAGTTCATTTGAGGCTCACCCCTAG
- a CDS encoding DUF2388 domain-containing protein produces the protein MFRTQFAVIAALTISSVSVLALDNQDATRAGFAATTMAPLWTIVGPFITTKNAISPEQYKMILAAKDDAAVFVGTGGEIRNVRLQRALELVRQAAPSAPASDLEIAEAIVAL, from the coding sequence ATGTTTAGAACTCAATTCGCAGTTATTGCTGCTCTTACTATTTCTTCCGTTTCTGTATTAGCACTTGATAATCAAGATGCAACTCGTGCTGGATTTGCTGCCACTACGATGGCCCCACTTTGGACTATCGTGGGCCCTTTTATAACGACGAAAAATGCAATCTCACCAGAACAATACAAGATGATCCTTGCAGCAAAAGATGATGCAGCTGTCTTCGTTGGCACTGGCGGTGAAATTCGCAATGTTCGTTTGCAACGTGCTTTAGAACTTGTTCGCCAAGCGGCTCCGTCAGCTCCTGCTTCAGATTTGGAAATCGCTGAAGCTATCGTAGCTCTTTAA